One segment of Nodosilinea sp. PGN35 DNA contains the following:
- a CDS encoding DUF1622 domain-containing protein → MDIQLLGTHLADLVRALSAILISTCQLLAIFVISVGVIRGLLIFLRSSLFQPQTTAAFQRSRLAMGYSFSLGLSFLVGASILKTMLSSQWEDIARLVMIIAVRTALNLLLERAIRNSQAIADGDLGLDSNGKAPEAAIASP, encoded by the coding sequence CCTGGTGCGGGCCCTGAGCGCAATTTTAATCAGCACCTGCCAACTGCTGGCGATTTTTGTAATTTCGGTGGGCGTGATTCGCGGTCTGCTGATTTTCCTCCGCTCTTCGCTCTTTCAACCCCAGACCACTGCTGCCTTTCAGCGCAGCCGCCTGGCGATGGGCTATTCTTTCTCCCTGGGGCTGAGTTTTTTGGTCGGGGCCAGCATTCTCAAAACCATGCTGTCGAGCCAGTGGGAAGACATTGCCCGATTGGTGATGATCATTGCCGTTCGCACTGCCCTGAACCTGCTGCTGGAGCGGGCTATTCGCAACAGCCAGGCGATCGCCGATGGGGATCTGGGGCTTGACAGCAACGGCAAAGCTCCTGAAGCGGCGATCGCCAGTCCCTAG